The Cyanobacteria bacterium GSL.Bin1 nucleotide sequence AGGGGGGAATATCCTTGACTTAGACCAGCATGTTGATGCGAACGAAGGCATATTTTCAGCACGAATCGCTTGGGGGATGCAAAACTTTATGATTCCTCCCTCTGAGTTAAAAGCTGCTTTTATCCCACTGGCTAAAGAATTTGACGCGACTTGGAACATCCACTTTTCACAAGAAAAGACAAGACTGGCGATTTTTGTTTCTAATTCCGACCATTGTCTGCAAGAAATTCTGTGGCGTCATCGCCTCGGAGAATTTGCAGTTGAGATTCCCCTAATTATCTCAAATCATCCTGATTTAAAGCCCCTCGCCGAACATTATGGTATTCCTTACTATGTTCTCCCAATTACCCGCGACAATAAAGAAGCACAAGAGAAAAAGCAACTGGAACTATTAACCGAATACAAAATTGATACGGTCATTCTGGCACGTTATATGCAGGTTTTGACGCTCCAAATGATTGATGCCTATCCCAATCAAATTATTAATATTCATCACTCCTTTTTACCGGCTTTTATCGGTCGTAGTCCTTATAGGCAGGCTTATATCCGAGGGGTTAAGATTATCGGCGCGACTAGTCACTACGTCACTCCTGAACTGGATGAAGGTCCGATTATTGAGCAAGATATTATCCGCATTTCTCACCGTGATTCTCTTCAAGATTTAGTACGCAAAGGAAGAGATTTAGAGCGTTTAGTTTTAGCTCGCGCGATCCAATACCACACGGAAAATCGGGTTTTGGTTAAGGGCAGAAAAACCATTATTTTTAAGTAGAAACTGATTCAGCATTTTGTCTAAACCCTTTTCTGTT carries:
- the purU gene encoding formyltetrahydrofolate deformylase, coding for MGWLAMFQDDLTAILLFSCRDRMGLVSRLSNFIFERGGNILDLDQHVDANEGIFSARIAWGMQNFMIPPSELKAAFIPLAKEFDATWNIHFSQEKTRLAIFVSNSDHCLQEILWRHRLGEFAVEIPLIISNHPDLKPLAEHYGIPYYVLPITRDNKEAQEKKQLELLTEYKIDTVILARYMQVLTLQMIDAYPNQIINIHHSFLPAFIGRSPYRQAYIRGVKIIGATSHYVTPELDEGPIIEQDIIRISHRDSLQDLVRKGRDLERLVLARAIQYHTENRVLVKGRKTIIFK